Genomic window (Burkholderia pyrrocinia):
CAGAGCGTCTGATTGACCGGTGTGCCGATGCCTGCGGCAAGGCCGCGCCGAACGACCGCGCCGTTCAGATGGTCGATTTCGCTGCGTTTGCCCCGCGCCAGATCCTGCGCTGTCGACGAATACTGCCCCGGCGGAATCGTCGCTTCGATTTGCTCGACGATTCGTGCGGGCGGGTCGGCGAAGTGGACACCCTCGGCGGCAGCAACGGCGATGCACTCGGCGACGACTGCGCACATGGTTTCGCTCAGTGCGGCGCGATGCGGCATCTCGCCCAACGGCAGTTGCACGATAGCCGAAACCGCGTTGTAGGCGCAGTTCAGGATGAACTTCTGCCAGAGCGTCGCGCGTACGTCGTCGGCGATCCGGGTGGGAATGCCCGCCGCACGCAGGACGCCCGCGAGCGGTTCGCTGGGCGGCGCTGCTTCGATCGCGAGATCGCCGCGGCCGTGATGCAACAGATGCCCCGGGCCGGCCATCTCGCTGGCGACATACACGGCTGCGCAAATGACGGGTTGCGAAATCTCGGCACGCAAGAGCGCGGCGTTGTCGACTCCGTTTTGCAGACTGACCACGGCGGCGTCCGGTGCGAGGATGCGGCCTAGCTTGCGCGCCGCTTCGGCGGTGTCGCCCGATTTCACGCACACCAGGACTACATCGACCGATTTGGCCGCCTCGATATCGGTCGACGCGTTGGCGGGCACGCGCTTGTCGAACGCGCGCGTCTGGAGGCGCAATCCGTTATCGCGAATCGCGTCCACGTGCAACGGCCGGCCAACGAAGACGACATCGTGGCCGTGCAGCGCCAGCATGCCGCCGAAGTAGCAGCCAACCGCGCCGGCGCCCAAAACTGCAAACCGCATGATTGCTCCAAGGGAACCCGTGAACACTTCACGCATGCACAAAGTGCACGCGCAAGACCGGCCCGTCGGGCCGTCCATCCACATTGAACACGCAAGTGCCGCTGTTTATTCCCGAAGTTGCGGAAGGTTGTCGCGCACGGTCCGGTGAATGAACCGGCTCCCATAACCGGCACGCGTCGTCAACGCGCTCGCCGCTTCGACCCCATCACCCGGGCATACCGACGGCCCGCCGCTGCCCCGATCCGGCCAAACCCCTATCCGGCGGGCCGTTACCGGCCGCGCCCGCGCATCGCGTGGCCGATTTTGTCACCATGTGGGCCGGATATGACAACGGGAATCGGCCCTCGCGGCATTACGATGGGTCACGTCGTCGCCCGGGTCTGGCCGATTTTGCCGTACCGGCCCGGTAGCGCGCCTCATTCACCGCCTGATTGGAACATCAACCATGAGCTATAACGCCCCCGTCAAGGACATGCTGTTCGTGCTGAAGGAACTCGCGGGCATCGACGCCGTTGCGCAGTTGCCGGGTTTCGAGGATGCCGGTTACGACACGGCGCAGGCCGTGCTCGACGAGTCCGCGAAGTTCTGCGGCGAGGTGCTGGCGCCGCTGAACGTCGAAGGCGACCGCAACCCGAGCAGCTGGAAGGACGGTGTCGTGACCGCGACGCCGGGCTTCGGCGACGCGTTCCGCCAGTTCGTCGAAGGCGGCTGGCAGGGGCTGCAGCATCCGGCCGAGTACGACGGCCAGGGGCTGCCGAAGCTGATCGCGACGCCGTGCATCGAGATGCTGAACGCGTCGAACCTGTCGTTCGCGCTGTGCCCGCTGCTGACCGACGGCGCGATCGAGGCGCTGCTGACGGCCGGCACCGACGAGCAGAAGCAGCGCTACGTGCCGAAGCTGATCTCGGGCGAATGGACCGGCACGATGAACCTGACCGAGCCGCAGGCGGGCTCCGATCTGGCGCTGGTGCGCTCGCGCGCGGAGCCGCAGGGCGACGGCACGTACAAGGTGTTCGGCACGAAGATCTTCATCACGTGGGGCGAGCACGACATGGCGGACAACATCGTCCACCTGGTGCTGGCCCGCACGCCGAATGCGCCGGAAGGCGTGAAGGGCATCTCGCTGTTCATCGTGCCGAAGTTCATGGTCAACGACGACGGCTCGCTGGGCGCGCGCAACGACGTGCACTGCGTGTCGATCGAGCACAAGCTCGGGATCAAGGCGAGCCCGACGGCGGTGCTGCAATACGGCGACCACGGCGGCGCGATCGGCTACCTGATCGGCGAAGAGAACCGCGGCCTCGAATACATGTTCATCATGATGAACGCGGCGCGCTTCGGCGTCGGGATGCAGGGGATCGGCGTGGCCGACCGCGCGTACCAGAAGGCGGCGGAATTCGCGAAGGAACGCGTGCAGAGCCGCCCGGTGGACGGCTCGGCCAAGCAGTCGGTGACGATCATCCATCACCCGGACGTGCGCCGGATGCTCGGCACGATGCGTGCGCTGACCGAAGGCGCGCGGGCGCTGGCCTATGTGGCCGCCGCGCACAGCGACATTGCCCACCGCCATTCGGACGAGGCGACGCGTGGCCGTCATCAGGCAATCTACGAGTATCTGGTGCCGGTCGTGAAGGGCTGGAGCACGGAGATGGTGAACGACGTGGCGAGCCTGGGCGTGCAGGTGCACGGCGGGATGGGCTTCATCGAGGAGACGGGCGCGGCGCAGTACTACCGCGATGCGCGGATCCTGGCGATCTACGAAGGGACGACGGCGATCCAGGCGAACGACCTGGTCGGCCGCAAGACGATGCGCGACGGCGGCGCGGTGGCGAAGGCGCTGATCGCGGAGATCGGCGAGACGGTGGCGGCGCTGGGCCGGCTGGATGGCGCGGCGGCCGCGTCGATGAAGGCGCAGCTGGAACAGGGGGCGCGCGCGCTGTCGTCGGTGGTGGATTACGTGGTGGCGAACGTGAAGCAGGACCCGAACGCGGTGTTCGCGGGCAGCGTGCCGTACCTGAAGCTGGCGGGCGTGGTGCTGTGCGGGTGGCAGATGGCGCGCGCGCTGGTGGCCGCGCAGGCGAACCGCGCGAGCGATCCGGCGTTCTTCGACGCGAAGATCGCGATTGCGCAATGCTATGCGGAGCACATTCTCGTGCAGGCGGGTGCGCTGGAAGCGTCGATCGTCGGCGCGAAGGGCAACGAGAGCGTGCTCGCGTTGACGGAAGACCAGTTCTGACCGATTGACGGTCGGGACGCAGGAGGAGACAGGATTTTGACCACACAGGACTTGCTCGCGCAATACGGCCCGCGCGAATCGATGGAATACGACGTCGTGATCGTCGGCGGCGGCCCCGCCGGGCTGTCGGCGGCGATCCGGCTCAAGCAGCTGGCCGCCGAGAAAGGCACCGAGATCGGCGTGTGCGTGCTCGAGAAGGGTTCCGAGATCGGCGCGCACATCCTGTCGGGCGCGGTGATGGACCCGCGCGCGATCACCGAGCTGTTCCCCGACTGGAAGGAACAGGGCGCACCGCTCACCGTCGAGGTGACGGAAGACCGCTTCCTGTTCCTGTCCGAAAAGAGTGCGGTGACCACGCCGAACTGGGCGTTGCCCGAGAACTTCAAGAACCACGGCAACTACGTGATCTCGCTGGGCAACGTTACGCGCTGGCTGGGCACGCAGGCGGAAGCGCTCGGCGTCGAGATCTTCCCGGGCTTCCCGGCTGCCGAGATTCTCTATAACGACGACGGCTCGGTGAAGGGCGTCGCGACCGGCAACATGGGCGTGGGCAAGGACGGCGAGCCGACCGAGAACTTCCAGCTCGGCATGGAGCTGCACGCGAAGTACACGCTGTTCGCGGAAGGCTGCCGCGGCCACCTCGGCCGCCAGCTGATCTCGAAGTTCAAGCTTGACGCGAACGCCGATCCGCAGGCGTACGGGATCGGCATCAAGGAACTGTGGGAAATCGATCCCGCGAAGCACAAGCCGGGCCTCGTGATCCACACGGCCGGCTGGCCGCTGAAGTCGGATACCTACGGCGGCTCGTTCCTGTATCACATGGACAACAACCAGGTCGTGGTCGGCTTCGTGGTTGGCCTCGGCTACACGAACCCGTACCTGTCGCCGTTCGAGGAATTCCAGCGCTACAAGACGCATCCGTCGA
Coding sequences:
- a CDS encoding ketopantoate reductase family protein — translated: MRFAVLGAGAVGCYFGGMLALHGHDVVFVGRPLHVDAIRDNGLRLQTRAFDKRVPANASTDIEAAKSVDVVLVCVKSGDTAEAARKLGRILAPDAAVVSLQNGVDNAALLRAEISQPVICAAVYVASEMAGPGHLLHHGRGDLAIEAAPPSEPLAGVLRAAGIPTRIADDVRATLWQKFILNCAYNAVSAIVQLPLGEMPHRAALSETMCAVVAECIAVAAAEGVHFADPPARIVEQIEATIPPGQYSSTAQDLARGKRSEIDHLNGAVVRRGLAAGIGTPVNQTLCLLVKMLEAKAAARP
- a CDS encoding electron transfer flavoprotein-ubiquinone oxidoreductase — translated: MEYDVVIVGGGPAGLSAAIRLKQLAAEKGTEIGVCVLEKGSEIGAHILSGAVMDPRAITELFPDWKEQGAPLTVEVTEDRFLFLSEKSAVTTPNWALPENFKNHGNYVISLGNVTRWLGTQAEALGVEIFPGFPAAEILYNDDGSVKGVATGNMGVGKDGEPTENFQLGMELHAKYTLFAEGCRGHLGRQLISKFKLDANADPQAYGIGIKELWEIDPAKHKPGLVIHTAGWPLKSDTYGGSFLYHMDNNQVVVGFVVGLGYTNPYLSPFEEFQRYKTHPSIRAFLEGGKRVSYGARAITAGGLLSLPKTVFPGGALIGDDAGFLNASRIKGSHAAIKTGMLAADAAFDAVQAGRQSDELNAYPDAFKQSWLYTELYRARNFKQWMAKGLYLGTLMVGLEQKVMGGNVPWTLHHRHADHEMLKPASQCEPIEYPKPDGKLTFDRLSSVFISNTNHEENQPAHLTLKDANVPVNVNLRTYAGPEGRFCPAAVYEFVKNDDGSDRLVINAQNCVHCKTCDIKDPTQNIVWVTPEGGGGPNYPNM
- a CDS encoding acyl-CoA dehydrogenase, whose translation is MSYNAPVKDMLFVLKELAGIDAVAQLPGFEDAGYDTAQAVLDESAKFCGEVLAPLNVEGDRNPSSWKDGVVTATPGFGDAFRQFVEGGWQGLQHPAEYDGQGLPKLIATPCIEMLNASNLSFALCPLLTDGAIEALLTAGTDEQKQRYVPKLISGEWTGTMNLTEPQAGSDLALVRSRAEPQGDGTYKVFGTKIFITWGEHDMADNIVHLVLARTPNAPEGVKGISLFIVPKFMVNDDGSLGARNDVHCVSIEHKLGIKASPTAVLQYGDHGGAIGYLIGEENRGLEYMFIMMNAARFGVGMQGIGVADRAYQKAAEFAKERVQSRPVDGSAKQSVTIIHHPDVRRMLGTMRALTEGARALAYVAAAHSDIAHRHSDEATRGRHQAIYEYLVPVVKGWSTEMVNDVASLGVQVHGGMGFIEETGAAQYYRDARILAIYEGTTAIQANDLVGRKTMRDGGAVAKALIAEIGETVAALGRLDGAAAASMKAQLEQGARALSSVVDYVVANVKQDPNAVFAGSVPYLKLAGVVLCGWQMARALVAAQANRASDPAFFDAKIAIAQCYAEHILVQAGALEASIVGAKGNESVLALTEDQF